Proteins encoded together in one Leptospira semungkisensis window:
- a CDS encoding radical SAM protein, with translation MSTSTLRPESSIALLEEMERKYKQIPFEAILKQDILRQGIHFLPESFQVGEEYKTKDYFIFSFDHIPLADMKEGTDSKAPEEIKITGGYFNLLPTVVSTRNNPDSPYKVKRIQAGQTDEGRPGLYLGETFLGKLEYPPKPAWYRHKTKSGKIPGEIAPVIEWGYLIYLTVFRNCQYFGKDEECAYCDINHNYRQQKNAGRPYTGVKDIEDLLEVLSWIDAEDEIAKVYTITGGSVITSLKKKNEIDFYLEYAQAIEQRFPGRWMGKIVSQAWEKEDCQKFKDAGIQVYHPNYEVWEPELFRKICPGKESYIGRDTWIRRIVDSAEVFGPSYVIPNFVGGVELSQPWGFATVAEAIRSTGEGLDFFMSKGIMPRFTAWCPEPYTTLGTQAGPPLEYFCELLTVWKATFEKYNLPVPPGYGEPGPGKAVFSVSAFMDVIGYQGRN, from the coding sequence ATGAGTACAAGCACCCTTCGCCCAGAATCTTCCATAGCCTTACTCGAGGAGATGGAACGGAAATACAAACAGATCCCTTTCGAAGCTATCTTGAAACAGGATATTCTGAGGCAGGGAATCCACTTTCTTCCTGAATCTTTCCAAGTGGGAGAAGAGTATAAGACAAAGGATTACTTCATCTTTTCTTTTGATCATATTCCTTTGGCTGACATGAAGGAAGGAACCGACTCCAAGGCTCCGGAAGAAATCAAGATCACTGGCGGATATTTCAATCTTCTACCGACTGTGGTTTCTACTCGCAATAATCCAGACTCGCCTTACAAGGTAAAACGAATCCAGGCAGGACAAACTGACGAAGGAAGACCAGGTCTATATTTAGGAGAAACCTTTTTAGGAAAATTAGAATATCCTCCTAAACCTGCTTGGTACAGACACAAGACCAAATCCGGAAAGATTCCCGGAGAGATCGCTCCTGTCATTGAATGGGGATATCTCATTTACCTTACAGTATTCCGCAATTGCCAATACTTCGGAAAAGACGAAGAGTGCGCCTACTGCGATATCAATCATAACTACAGACAACAAAAGAATGCGGGAAGACCATACACAGGCGTCAAGGACATAGAAGATCTTTTAGAAGTTCTCTCTTGGATCGATGCAGAAGACGAGATCGCAAAGGTGTACACGATTACCGGAGGTTCTGTAATCACTTCTCTCAAGAAGAAGAATGAAATCGATTTCTATCTAGAATACGCACAAGCGATTGAGCAAAGATTTCCTGGTAGATGGATGGGCAAAATTGTTTCCCAAGCTTGGGAGAAGGAAGACTGTCAAAAGTTTAAGGACGCTGGCATCCAAGTCTATCATCCCAATTACGAGGTCTGGGAACCGGAGCTATTTCGCAAGATCTGTCCTGGTAAAGAGTCCTATATCGGTAGAGATACTTGGATCAGAAGGATCGTTGACTCTGCTGAGGTCTTTGGACCTTCTTATGTAATCCCGAACTTTGTAGGTGGTGTGGAACTTTCTCAGCCTTGGGGATTTGCAACGGTTGCCGAAGCGATTCGCTCCACAGGAGAAGGACTAGACTTCTTTATGTCTAAGGGGATCATGCCTCGTTTCACTGCTTGGTGTCCTGAGCCTTATACGACTCTAGGAACGCAAGCAGGACCTCCTTTGGAATATTTCTGCGAATTGCTCACAGTATGGAAGGCTACATTCGAAAAATATAATCTTCCAGTTCCTCCAGGTTATGGAGAACCAGGTCCAGGAAAGGCAGTCTTTTCAGTTTCTGCCTTTATGGACGTGATCGGATACCAGGGGAGAAATTAA
- a CDS encoding lipoprotein LipL45 codes for MNKIISVASAVLVVGLLTSGACKKPAENADSASAKQNQPSAIVVFSVGEARIQHADLTEDKASLGTALKEGDKIQTKANAKVDIQFGDGSAVRIAENSSLEFATLALNTQGNTDTRLSLVSGKVFAKVNKATKDDQFSVITPTAIAGVRGTSFVVDRTKSDRSVVKVLEGSVAVSPRVRALEGMSAEQISANADVKKIKDSLDKSEVILEKDESSIVKASDKTFGEKEVNKLNASLEKDIPKAVTKITGSGVSKTEEQEIRTIVTLDKTTTDKLAKLNVDPKTGKVDEKTAAENESEKKKIEEELAKRQAEELKRFKNVLVSAPKNLKTKQDLVNYYEKLEKIVLVNKTTMIGAIVDQQGSTMIVHTEDGIKKINQDEVQEVIYDFQTKSDN; via the coding sequence ATGAATAAGATCATTTCCGTTGCATCAGCCGTCCTAGTGGTCGGTCTGTTGACTTCCGGAGCTTGTAAAAAGCCAGCCGAGAACGCGGATTCCGCGAGCGCAAAACAGAACCAACCATCGGCCATCGTAGTATTTAGCGTAGGGGAAGCTAGAATCCAACACGCAGACTTAACCGAAGACAAAGCAAGTTTAGGAACAGCTTTGAAAGAAGGGGATAAGATCCAAACCAAGGCGAATGCTAAGGTGGATATCCAATTCGGAGATGGTTCCGCAGTGCGTATCGCTGAAAACTCTAGCTTAGAATTCGCGACTTTAGCATTGAATACCCAAGGCAATACCGACACTAGATTATCTTTAGTTTCAGGTAAGGTCTTCGCTAAAGTAAACAAGGCAACCAAAGACGACCAATTTTCCGTTATTACTCCAACCGCAATCGCTGGTGTTCGCGGAACTTCCTTCGTAGTAGATCGCACAAAGAGCGACAGATCCGTCGTGAAAGTGCTCGAAGGTTCCGTAGCGGTTTCTCCAAGAGTTCGCGCTCTTGAAGGAATGTCTGCAGAACAGATTTCGGCTAACGCTGACGTGAAGAAGATCAAGGACTCTCTGGATAAATCAGAGGTCATTCTTGAGAAAGACGAATCTTCTATTGTAAAAGCTTCCGACAAAACTTTCGGAGAGAAAGAAGTTAATAAGCTCAATGCTTCTCTTGAAAAAGATATTCCTAAAGCGGTTACTAAAATTACCGGTTCTGGAGTTTCTAAAACAGAAGAGCAAGAGATCAGAACTATCGTTACTCTGGACAAAACGACTACAGACAAGTTAGCTAAACTGAATGTAGATCCTAAAACCGGAAAAGTTGACGAAAAGACTGCCGCAGAAAACGAATCTGAGAAAAAGAAAATCGAAGAAGAGTTAGCTAAGCGTCAGGCTGAAGAACTGAAACGTTTCAAAAACGTTCTTGTTTCTGCTCCTAAAAATCTTAAAACCAAACAAGATCTCGTAAACTACTACGAAAAACTCGAAAAAATCGTATTAGTGAACAAGACTACCATGATCGGCGCAATTGTTGATCAACAAGGTAGCACGATGATCGTTCACACCGAAGACGGTATTAAGAAAATCAATCAGGACGAAGTGCAAGAAGTCATCTACGACTTCCAAACTAAGTCAGATAACTAA
- a CDS encoding TIGR00266 family protein, with product MQYQITHKPSFSLLKLRLGPGQSIKSEAGAMVYMSSKMQVETKMGSGFLSALARKFLGGESFFFNTYTAPSDGGEIGLAPDLPGDIIELDLNGKSVMVQSGSYLASDSGIQVVSKFGGLRSLFGGEGLFLLEVSGSGKAFLSSYGAIVPIQVQGNYTVDTGHIVAFENSLQFSVGRAGGNWKSTLLGGEGLVANFSGNGTLWIQSRVPSGFITWLTRLLPV from the coding sequence ATGCAATATCAGATTACTCACAAACCTTCGTTCTCCTTATTGAAACTTAGATTGGGACCGGGTCAATCGATTAAATCGGAAGCGGGAGCCATGGTTTACATGAGCTCCAAAATGCAGGTCGAAACCAAGATGGGCAGCGGATTTCTTTCCGCACTTGCTAGAAAATTTCTGGGAGGAGAATCTTTCTTCTTCAATACGTATACCGCTCCGTCTGACGGAGGAGAGATCGGGCTCGCGCCTGACCTTCCTGGAGATATCATCGAACTAGACTTAAACGGAAAAAGTGTGATGGTGCAATCCGGATCTTACTTAGCTTCCGACTCAGGCATCCAAGTCGTTTCTAAATTCGGAGGGCTTCGTTCTCTCTTCGGAGGAGAAGGTCTTTTCTTACTCGAGGTCTCCGGAAGTGGTAAGGCTTTCTTAAGTTCGTATGGTGCGATCGTTCCCATCCAAGTACAAGGAAATTACACGGTCGACACAGGACATATCGTAGCTTTCGAAAATTCTTTGCAGTTCAGTGTAGGAAGAGCCGGCGGTAACTGGAAATCCACATTGCTTGGTGGAGAAGGTCTTGTCGCAAACTTCTCCGGAAATGGAACTCTCTGGATACAGAGTCGAGTGCCTTCCGGTTTCATCACTTGGCTCACTAGACTTCTGCCTGTGTAA
- a CDS encoding SDR family oxidoreductase produces MKHVLITGANRGIGLELSTLYAEKGYQVISACRKASEPLRRIGVKIYEGLDLTQSQSFESFSSFLSGTKIDILINNAGILIPDNLESLDFQELETQILVNAISPIRLTRLLLPKISSGGRIAFITSRMGSIGDNSSGAYYGYRMSKAALNAGAVSLARDLRPQKMAVGIYHPGMVATEMTGRQGIPPRSAAEGLFQQIDSLTLERSGRFFHQNGEELPW; encoded by the coding sequence ATGAAACATGTACTGATCACAGGAGCGAACCGAGGAATCGGCTTAGAACTCTCCACACTCTACGCAGAAAAAGGATACCAAGTCATCTCCGCCTGCAGAAAAGCATCCGAACCATTACGAAGGATCGGAGTCAAAATTTATGAGGGATTGGACCTAACACAAAGCCAAAGTTTTGAGTCCTTTTCCTCCTTCTTATCCGGAACCAAGATAGATATCCTGATCAATAATGCGGGAATACTGATCCCGGACAATCTAGAGAGTTTGGACTTCCAAGAATTGGAGACTCAGATCCTGGTAAACGCGATCTCTCCCATTCGTCTTACAAGACTTCTTCTCCCTAAAATTTCTTCTGGGGGAAGGATTGCATTTATCACGAGCAGAATGGGCTCTATCGGAGACAATTCTTCCGGAGCATATTATGGATATAGAATGTCCAAAGCCGCATTGAATGCGGGAGCCGTGAGCCTGGCAAGAGACCTCCGCCCCCAAAAGATGGCGGTTGGCATCTATCATCCGGGTATGGTAGCCACAGAAATGACCGGCAGACAGGGCATTCCCCCCAGATCCGCAGCCGAGGGACTCTTCCAACAGATCGATTCTCTTACCCTAGAAAGGTCCGGAAGATTCTTTCACCAGAACGGGGAAGAGTTACCATGGTAA
- the ptsP gene encoding phosphoenolpyruvate--protein phosphotransferase: protein MNGTKRITYQGIVAFPGRFYGRCVKIGTKRRHLAHGAYIHESQKPEELSKLSKALDSSKVELKSIITKLKAREEDKELKEILETQVTITDDPGLQDSFRSRIKEYNENAFLAVQNTINELTDKFTRLDNPFFRERSDHFQDISNRILENLLDKKEEVSFLADQSEDVILVARQITPSQMILMDKSRIRGIATDLGGKTGHMAILARNYGIPTVVGLREFYRNVNDLEYVFLDADTGQMVRNPTIEEVKYYGASSPLFGEEKSSKPKKAITKDGIRIRLKCNLESDTDCDIAKKADVDGVGLFRSESLFLKYQDKNVSGEEQFLAYKRIAEEMDPNPVYIRTFDIGADKFSTGEFEENPFLGNRGIRYSLQNVDWFKEQLNSILRASAYGNLSILLPMVTSVAEIRKTKAILEECKRELSAKKEKFNKKIKLGVMVETPSAVSSMDVLAKEVDFFSVGTNDLLQYLMAVDRNNANVSNLYNPFHISFLRALSQIVETAWKYEKPLSICGELASDTNFTILLLGLGFRELSVALPFVSSIRKILGSVGLKQANFLLKKIMDLSEEEDYEAIEAFLFSKHLE, encoded by the coding sequence ATGAACGGCACCAAAAGAATCACGTACCAAGGAATTGTCGCCTTTCCGGGAAGATTTTACGGCCGTTGCGTAAAGATAGGTACCAAGAGAAGACATCTCGCTCACGGGGCCTATATTCACGAATCCCAAAAACCAGAAGAATTATCCAAACTCTCTAAGGCTCTCGACTCTTCTAAGGTGGAATTAAAATCCATCATAACCAAATTAAAAGCTAGAGAGGAAGACAAGGAACTCAAAGAGATCTTAGAGACCCAAGTTACAATTACAGATGATCCTGGGCTTCAGGATTCATTTCGAAGTCGGATCAAGGAATACAACGAGAACGCATTTCTAGCAGTCCAGAATACGATCAATGAACTCACGGATAAATTCACAAGATTGGACAATCCTTTCTTCAGAGAAAGATCGGACCATTTCCAAGATATATCGAATCGAATCTTAGAAAATCTTTTAGATAAAAAAGAAGAAGTCTCCTTTCTCGCAGATCAATCCGAAGATGTGATCTTAGTCGCGAGACAGATCACTCCTTCTCAGATGATCTTAATGGACAAGAGTAGGATACGAGGAATCGCAACCGATCTGGGTGGTAAGACGGGCCACATGGCCATCCTTGCAAGAAACTACGGAATTCCTACTGTAGTTGGTCTTAGGGAATTTTACAGAAACGTAAACGACCTAGAGTATGTTTTTCTGGACGCAGACACTGGCCAGATGGTCAGAAATCCGACCATCGAAGAAGTAAAATATTATGGTGCTTCATCTCCATTGTTCGGAGAAGAAAAATCCTCTAAACCCAAAAAGGCAATCACCAAGGACGGAATACGCATCCGTTTAAAATGCAATTTAGAATCGGATACTGACTGCGATATAGCAAAGAAAGCGGACGTGGACGGAGTGGGACTCTTTCGTTCCGAATCCTTATTTTTAAAATACCAGGACAAGAACGTATCCGGAGAAGAACAGTTTTTAGCATACAAACGGATCGCAGAAGAAATGGATCCGAATCCTGTTTATATCAGAACCTTCGATATAGGAGCGGATAAATTTTCTACAGGCGAATTTGAAGAGAATCCGTTCTTAGGAAATAGAGGGATTCGATATAGTCTCCAGAATGTGGATTGGTTCAAAGAGCAATTGAACTCCATCTTAAGAGCCTCGGCTTACGGAAATCTTAGCATTCTTCTGCCGATGGTAACTAGCGTCGCAGAGATCAGAAAGACAAAAGCGATTTTAGAGGAATGCAAAAGAGAACTTTCCGCGAAAAAAGAAAAATTCAATAAGAAGATCAAATTGGGAGTGATGGTAGAAACTCCCTCTGCAGTTTCTTCGATGGATGTGCTGGCAAAGGAAGTAGATTTCTTTTCGGTAGGAACAAACGACTTATTGCAATATCTAATGGCGGTAGATAGAAACAACGCTAACGTTTCAAATCTTTACAACCCATTTCATATTTCTTTCTTAAGAGCTCTTTCTCAAATCGTAGAAACTGCTTGGAAATATGAAAAACCTCTAAGTATCTGCGGGGAGCTCGCCTCCGATACGAATTTTACGATTTTATTATTAGGCTTAGGATTCAGAGAACTCTCGGTAGCACTTCCTTTTGTGAGTTCCATCCGAAAGATACTCGGCTCGGTAGGATTGAAACAGGCAAACTTCTTATTAAAGAAGATCATGGATCTTTCGGAAGAAGAAGATTACGAAGCCATTGAAGCTTTTCTATTTAGCAAGCACTTAGAATAA
- the lpxC gene encoding UDP-3-O-acyl-N-acetylglucosamine deacetylase translates to MNFTEHRKTLKETVRIKGIGLHSGKEVNLIGHPAPVGTGIVFEYRKGEDKASIPVELSNVVDTSNATTLGDGLHRVQTVEHLMAAVFSVGITDMILEIDSVEVPIMDGSSLPFLEAFEDTGYTEFEESIEPIYIKNPMWVVDGDKYLVILPSQEWKVTYTIDFPHPLLKGQNITVNLDRDVLKNEILPARTFGFLKDVEALQARGLAMGGSLDNAIVLTQDGYLNESLRYENECVRHKILDLVGDLSIAGRPIIGHYLASKAGHALDVSMAKLVMSSETGNELGKYKSRRIPLFKRKAAVV, encoded by the coding sequence ATGAATTTCACGGAACATAGAAAAACATTAAAAGAAACAGTTAGAATTAAGGGTATCGGACTTCATTCCGGCAAGGAAGTGAATCTGATTGGACATCCGGCACCTGTTGGAACCGGAATTGTCTTTGAATACCGCAAGGGAGAAGACAAGGCTTCGATCCCTGTGGAATTAAGCAATGTGGTAGATACAAGTAATGCCACCACATTGGGAGACGGACTGCATAGAGTCCAAACGGTAGAGCATTTGATGGCGGCCGTTTTCTCCGTTGGGATCACCGATATGATCCTAGAAATCGACTCTGTAGAAGTTCCTATCATGGACGGATCCTCCCTTCCTTTCTTGGAAGCTTTCGAGGATACTGGCTATACGGAATTTGAAGAATCAATAGAACCTATTTATATCAAGAATCCCATGTGGGTAGTGGACGGAGACAAGTATCTAGTCATTCTCCCAAGCCAAGAGTGGAAGGTGACCTACACCATCGACTTCCCTCATCCCCTCCTCAAAGGCCAAAACATCACGGTCAACTTAGACAGAGACGTCCTAAAAAATGAGATCCTTCCCGCAAGAACCTTCGGCTTCCTCAAAGATGTCGAAGCTCTGCAAGCGAGAGGACTGGCAATGGGCGGGTCCTTGGACAATGCGATCGTGCTCACGCAGGATGGATACTTGAACGAATCTCTTCGCTATGAAAATGAATGTGTCCGACATAAGATCCTGGATCTGGTCGGAGATCTTTCCATTGCGGGAAGACCGATTATAGGACATTACCTTGCTTCCAAGGCGGGTCATGCCCTAGACGTTTCTATGGCGAAACTCGTGATGAGTTCCGAAACAGGGAACGAGCTCGGAAAATACAAAAGCCGCAGGATTCCCCTCTTCAAAAGAAAGGCAGCGGTCGTATAA
- a CDS encoding LIC11631 family protein, whose protein sequence is MAKTLLTQPSIFEPYGHSDLYALDNLYFSPLKEKEVWDFSRIREFSPLNLGFIFARAELGLRNGNLEIETSGLSPNFKKGICLTQGWEDAPGIRFDAFLPQVMGSEYNFFYKRLEEEDRHSIFSEFFEGEGFSLQGKWKDRNFLLLFSRSNSKDRNLPSILKKVSEFNSENQVRGNFFLRTEKQSYLNFLKPKESFGPLFLQEKKLEQDPFLFLSLDY, encoded by the coding sequence ATGGCGAAAACTCTTCTTACCCAACCTAGTATATTCGAGCCTTACGGTCACTCAGACTTATATGCCTTGGACAATCTGTATTTTTCACCTTTGAAAGAGAAAGAAGTTTGGGACTTTTCCAGGATCAGAGAGTTTTCGCCCCTAAATCTGGGATTCATTTTTGCAAGAGCGGAGCTTGGCCTCCGCAACGGGAATCTTGAGATTGAGACGAGTGGGCTCAGCCCGAATTTTAAAAAAGGAATCTGCCTTACGCAAGGTTGGGAAGATGCTCCCGGAATTAGATTCGATGCATTCTTACCGCAAGTCATGGGTTCCGAATACAATTTCTTCTATAAGAGATTGGAAGAAGAAGATAGGCATTCCATATTTTCAGAATTCTTTGAGGGAGAAGGATTTTCTCTCCAAGGAAAATGGAAGGATAGAAATTTCCTTCTTCTTTTCTCAAGATCTAATTCAAAAGATAGAAACCTTCCTTCGATTCTAAAAAAAGTTTCCGAGTTCAATTCTGAAAATCAGGTCCGAGGAAATTTCTTCCTTCGTACAGAAAAGCAATCCTATTTGAACTTTCTAAAACCGAAAGAATCCTTTGGTCCTCTTTTTCTACAAGAGAAGAAGTTGGAGCAGGATCCTTTTCTATTCCTAAGCTTGGATTATTGA
- a CDS encoding TIGR00266 family protein: MKHEILAKPDFPIIKLTLNSGESIRAESGAMVAMSPKVKMETKAQGGIFASAKRALFSGESFFQNTFTAEGGEGELYLTSATQGDLEHRSLKNEELILSRGAYVAGSTDLVVDSKWGGFKGFFAGEGLFFLKVSGSGDLFFSSFGAIHTVDVDGTYIVDTGHIVGFEPSLDYTIDKVGGLKSLFLSGEGLVARFSGKGRLYVQTRNQNSFASWANTWRRVVRSSNGGGGD; the protein is encoded by the coding sequence ATGAAACACGAAATATTAGCAAAACCTGATTTTCCAATTATCAAACTTACTCTAAACTCAGGAGAATCCATTCGCGCAGAATCCGGTGCGATGGTTGCCATGTCTCCTAAAGTAAAGATGGAGACAAAGGCACAAGGTGGGATCTTTGCTTCCGCTAAGAGAGCACTCTTTAGTGGAGAAAGCTTCTTCCAAAACACATTCACTGCAGAAGGTGGAGAAGGAGAATTGTATCTTACTTCGGCGACGCAAGGAGACTTAGAGCATCGCAGTTTAAAGAACGAAGAATTGATCCTGAGTAGAGGCGCCTATGTGGCTGGAAGTACGGATCTTGTCGTTGACAGCAAATGGGGAGGCTTCAAGGGATTCTTTGCAGGAGAAGGATTATTCTTTTTGAAAGTAAGCGGGAGTGGAGATCTTTTCTTCTCTAGCTTCGGAGCAATTCATACTGTGGATGTGGACGGGACCTATATAGTGGATACCGGACATATTGTAGGATTCGAACCTAGCTTGGATTATACCATAGACAAGGTTGGCGGATTGAAATCTCTCTTCTTATCTGGAGAAGGTTTGGTCGCTAGATTTTCCGGAAAGGGAAGATTGTATGTTCAGACCAGGAACCAAAACTCATTCGCTTCCTGGGCAAACACTTGGAGAAGAGTGGTACGTTCCAGTAACGGAGGCGGGGGAGATTAA
- a CDS encoding PQQ-dependent sugar dehydrogenase: MRRFASKFFLFSWVLLLGSVSSFHLFAKPKKAVEVTTKKPGSFSDLDFEKVASGYREPTDIQFYPDEPDTMVILEKRGKIYTYNLSKKEGKIIADFTGHVETRSEEGLLGLAFHPRFKENHLFYVNAVSKEAGKDQTLILEFKWDETRTIQWKDRRRVLLRIDQPYSNHNAGQLSFGPDGKLYIGFGDGGAGGDPLKHGQNTSTYLGTMIRIEPNLDSEAPAYKIPDDNPYKNKAGYLSEIWAYGLRNPWRFSFDSLTGDLYVADVGQNLWEEVDLILKGGNYGWNITEGFHCFSPPNNCSRQGLQDPLVEYDHETGQSITGGYVYRGKNLSFLLGWYVFADFVSGKFFAFETGKGKRPKLMLLKESHYQISTFGRDPSGELYFADFGTGNIFRLVKKN; the protein is encoded by the coding sequence ATGAGACGATTTGCCAGTAAATTCTTTCTTTTCTCTTGGGTTCTCCTTCTCGGATCGGTTTCTTCTTTTCATCTATTTGCGAAACCGAAGAAGGCTGTCGAAGTTACTACAAAAAAGCCCGGCTCCTTCTCCGATCTGGACTTTGAAAAGGTAGCTTCCGGATATAGGGAGCCTACGGATATTCAGTTCTATCCAGATGAGCCGGACACAATGGTGATCTTGGAAAAACGGGGAAAGATCTATACTTACAATCTGAGTAAGAAAGAGGGAAAGATCATCGCTGATTTTACGGGCCATGTGGAGACCAGATCGGAAGAAGGGCTACTCGGGCTCGCGTTTCATCCTAGGTTCAAAGAGAATCATTTATTCTACGTGAATGCTGTCTCCAAGGAAGCGGGGAAGGACCAAACTTTGATCCTGGAATTCAAATGGGACGAGACTCGGACCATTCAATGGAAGGATAGAAGGCGGGTCTTATTGAGAATCGATCAGCCTTATTCCAATCATAATGCGGGGCAGCTTTCTTTTGGACCCGATGGAAAATTATATATCGGTTTCGGAGATGGAGGAGCCGGAGGAGATCCGCTCAAGCATGGGCAAAATACTTCCACGTATCTCGGGACCATGATCCGTATCGAGCCCAATCTAGATTCGGAGGCTCCCGCGTATAAGATTCCAGACGATAACCCCTATAAAAACAAGGCTGGTTACCTATCTGAGATATGGGCCTATGGACTTAGGAATCCATGGCGATTTTCCTTCGATAGTCTGACGGGAGATCTCTACGTAGCTGACGTGGGCCAAAATCTTTGGGAAGAAGTAGATCTCATTCTAAAAGGCGGGAACTACGGATGGAATATAACGGAGGGATTTCACTGCTTTTCTCCGCCGAACAACTGTTCAAGACAAGGATTACAGGACCCTTTAGTAGAATATGATCATGAAACTGGTCAATCCATCACCGGCGGTTACGTATATCGTGGGAAAAATCTTTCCTTTTTGCTAGGTTGGTACGTTTTCGCGGATTTTGTTTCCGGAAAATTCTTCGCATTCGAGACTGGAAAGGGAAAAAGACCCAAATTAATGCTCCTAAAGGAGAGCCATTATCAGATTAGCACATTTGGCAGAGATCCCTCAGGTGAGCTATATTTTGCCGATTTTGGCACAGGAAATATCTTCCGTTTAGTAAAAAAAAATTGA
- a CDS encoding TIGR00266 family protein encodes MNIQLLYKPSYSIAKVNLSSGESIKAEAGALMSMSSHIQIQTAKAQQGGLFKSLKAAFLGGESFWMNTFTAPQAGEVLLAPTLPGDVEKLDLNGTVFVQSSSFLAADPKIDIDTKFQGLKGFFSGESLFFLKLSGNGPLVISSYGGIEVLDVEGEFIVDTGHIVAFEEGLQYEITKFGGWKSFFLGGEGFVAKFKGKGRLWIQSRNVPSLGSWFREELPPKKQ; translated from the coding sequence ATGAATATTCAATTATTATATAAACCTTCTTACTCCATCGCTAAGGTAAATCTTTCTTCCGGTGAGTCGATCAAGGCGGAAGCTGGCGCGCTCATGAGCATGAGTTCCCATATTCAAATACAAACTGCAAAGGCTCAGCAAGGAGGACTGTTCAAATCCTTGAAGGCTGCCTTCTTAGGAGGAGAATCCTTTTGGATGAATACATTCACTGCTCCACAAGCAGGAGAAGTTCTTCTTGCTCCCACTCTTCCCGGTGATGTGGAAAAGTTGGATTTGAATGGGACTGTATTTGTGCAATCCAGTTCTTTTCTCGCTGCCGATCCGAAGATCGATATAGATACAAAGTTCCAAGGATTGAAAGGATTCTTTAGCGGAGAGTCTTTGTTCTTTTTGAAACTTTCAGGCAACGGACCTCTCGTCATTTCCAGCTATGGAGGGATCGAGGTCTTGGATGTAGAAGGCGAATTCATCGTAGATACAGGACATATAGTCGCTTTCGAAGAAGGTCTGCAATACGAGATCACCAAATTCGGAGGCTGGAAGTCTTTCTTTCTAGGTGGAGAAGGATTCGTCGCAAAATTCAAGGGAAAAGGAAGGCTTTGGATCCAATCCAGAAATGTGCCGTCCTTAGGTTCCTGGTTCAGAGAAGAACTTCCTCCTAAAAAACAATAA